AACGTGTAAATAATGGGGTTCATTAGAGGAGTCAGTACTGTGTAGAGCACAGATACCACCTTATCTGCTGGATAATTGACAGGCGGTCTTaagtatataaaaacacacgGTCCAAAAAAGAATGTGACAACTAGGACATGGGAAGCACATGTAGAGAAAGCTTTACTCCTCCCATCAGCTGAGGGCATTTTTAAAATGGTTGCAATAATTCCAATGTAGGAGAACAGGAGAACTACAAAGCAACTGAGAGAGATCATTCCACTATTAGCTACAATAAAGATATCAATGAAATATGTGTCAGAACAGGCCAGCACAGAGAGTGGGTGTACATCACAAAAGTAGTGGTTTATTCTGTTAGGACCGCAGAAAGGTAACTGGTAGGTCAGAAATGCTTGTGTGAAAGAGTGCAGGAAGCCAGCTAGCCAGACAGATACCATCAGCCAGAAGCAGAACCTTTGATGCATTACAATGTGATACATTAGTGGGTTGCAAATCGCCACGTAACGATCATAGGCCATTATAGTCAATAAGAAGCACTCTGTGCCACcaaataaatgcagaaaaaatagTTGAGAAATGCATTGATTAAAAGTGATGGTCTTATATTCCAAAAAGACATGGCTAAGCATCTTAGGAATGGTGACAGTGGAGTAACACAAGTCCAAAAATGACAAGTTgctgaggaagaaatacattggGGAACAGAAGTGTTTGTCTGCATTGACCACAGTAATAATGAGAGAGTTCCCTAACAAAGTTATCAAGTACAAGACTAGAAACAGAGAAAAGAAAGTGACCTGCAACTGAAATGACTGAGAGAGGCCACTGAGGATGAACTCAGAAACTGTGCTTTGGTTTTCAGACGCCATTCTCTTTGTGacctaagtaaaaaaaaaacacattaacatttacaaaatacataactatctggaaaatattaacttatttcatgaatattaatgcatatattaattattcatttttatctgTTAATCAGCATTTCCCATAATCAGGATTagggaaaattaaaatatactgtatatatatatatatatatatatatatatatatatatatatatatatatatattgtcaaacAATGCAATATATCGTTATTTGTTATAACCATCAATTAGGTTATAGTGTTGAATATGACTCAATAAATTCAAGCTGCACAATTTATTCAAAAGAGTAGAAATCATCCTGTTGATTCTGTACATTAATACTGATTAGGGCACTCAAACTTTGGCTAATGTGAGTTGCCTAATACAGTATTCTGTGTTGTCTATGCCCACTTCAAGATGAAACTGTAATAGTCTGTCATCTTTATTAGGAGACTATTCAGTGATATAACTCTTCATTTAAAAGCTGTTTAGATGTTTGCCAAAAATATAACCACCAAACAACACCCCCTTCCAATGTTATGTTCTTTTCATTTAGCCATCTCCTTTTGTACCGATTTTATGCTAGTGAGGACAGGAGAGTGTAATCATGAGACATTACAGAGGTTATGTGTAGGTCTCCCTTTCCACCTTCAAAACCATGCAGTAACATTTGAATAATAACCCTCATCCTTCCTTTAAAAAGTACAATACAAAGATCTCTCACAATCGACTACATTATATCATACTTTAATATGCTCAAATTAGTTCAAATACTCACCTGAGTAGATGAAACTTTGAAATTCTGTCCATGCACTATAAATGTAATAGAGAAGTTGGTTATGGCAAAGTTGAGACAGGAAATAATCTGTTAAAATGTTCAGGTTTAAAGAAACATATTACATAAAggctaaaataattttaatgtatgtacccttggtaaatatgagcataGAATGCTGTAAAATTGCATgtattatttaaccctttgatcttttcttaaaaaaaaaatatatgtgtggcacaattattggcactcCTATGAatttacagtgaaggaaaaaaatatttgatcccctgctgattttgtacgtttgcccactgacaaagacatgataattttatttaatttcaaataaattataacttgatttgcattttactcagtgaaataagtatttgatcccctgtcaatcagcaagatatctggctcctgttttttatacaggtaacgagctgagattagAAGCACTCTCCTAAAGGGAGtactcctaatctcagtttgctacctgtataaaagacacctgtccacagaatcaatcaatcagattccaaactatCCACCATgaccaagaccaaagagctgtccaaggatgtcaggaaCCTACACAAGGcaggaatgggctacaagaccatcgccaagcagcttggtgagaaggtgacaacagttggtacGATGATtcgcaaatggaaaaaatacaaaataactgtcagtcTTCcttggtctggggctccatgc
The DNA window shown above is from Spea bombifrons isolate aSpeBom1 chromosome 1, aSpeBom1.2.pri, whole genome shotgun sequence and carries:
- the LOC128504705 gene encoding olfactory receptor 1509-like; translated protein: MASENQSTVSEFILSGLSQSFQLQVTFFSLFLVLYLITLLGNSLIITVVNADKHFCSPMYFFLSNLSFLDLCYSTVTIPKMLSHVFLEYKTITFNQCISQLFFLHLFGGTECFLLTIMAYDRYVAICNPLMYHIVMHQRFCFWLMVSVWLAGFLHSFTQAFLTYQLPFCGPNRINHYFCDVHPLSVLACSDTYFIDIFIVANSGMISLSCFVVLLFSYIGIIATILKMPSADGRSKAFSTCASHVLVVTFFFGPCVFIYLRPPVNYPADKVVSVLYTVLTPLMNPIIYTLRNQDMKKALKKLLRGKMTFKGLSNIDIND